CTCGAGTGGTGTCTCGCCGTCGATCTTGAGCAGGTCGAGGATGGGCCGGTCGATCACCAACGCCAGGCTGTTTCCATGCTTGGTCAGCTTCTTTACCATGGCTGCCTCCGTAGCTCCAATGTTACCACAAAGGTAGAACGAAATATTCCCTGTCAAGCGCCTTGGGCACCGGTTCGAAGATCGCCAGACTGGGCTACGCTCTCAACCGGCCTGTCAACAAAGTCAGACCTGTCAACAGAGAAAACGGAGAGTTTGAAGGGT
This region of Patescibacteria group bacterium genomic DNA includes:
- a CDS encoding AbrB/MazE/SpoVT family DNA-binding domain-containing protein, with protein sequence MVKKLTKHGNSLALVIDRPILDLLKIDGETPLE